A window of the Nocardia sp. NBC_01329 genome harbors these coding sequences:
- a CDS encoding PAC2 family protein, whose protein sequence is MDYESRMYELEFPAPQLSSDDGSGPVLVHGLEGYSDAGHAVRLATTHLRESLESELVASFDVDELLDYRSRRPLMTFKTDHFSDYAEPELNLWALRDTAGTPFLLLAGMEPDLRWEKFATAVRLLAEQLGVRRSIGLSAIPMAVPHTRPLGLTAHSSNRDLIPDNQRWPGELQVPASAATLLEYRMAQHGHESLGFSVHVPHYLAQTSYPEAAQTLLEHVCENAGLEIPLAALGEEAARVREQVNEHIAGNAEVETVVHALERQYDTFVSAQERQSSLLVGEGELPSGDELGAEFERFLAEQGGYGDDEERG, encoded by the coding sequence ATGGACTACGAGTCGCGAATGTACGAGCTGGAGTTCCCCGCTCCGCAGCTGTCGTCCGACGACGGGTCGGGGCCGGTCCTGGTGCACGGTCTGGAGGGCTATTCCGACGCGGGTCATGCGGTCCGGCTGGCCACGACCCATCTGCGGGAGAGCCTGGAGAGCGAACTCGTCGCCTCCTTCGACGTGGACGAGCTACTGGACTACCGGTCGAGGCGTCCTCTGATGACCTTCAAGACCGACCATTTCTCCGATTACGCCGAACCCGAGCTGAACCTGTGGGCGCTGCGGGATACGGCGGGCACCCCGTTTCTGCTGCTGGCCGGGATGGAACCGGATCTGCGCTGGGAGAAGTTCGCCACCGCGGTACGGTTGCTGGCCGAGCAGCTCGGCGTGCGCCGCAGTATCGGCCTGAGTGCCATCCCCATGGCTGTGCCACATACTCGCCCGCTGGGGCTCACCGCGCATTCGTCCAACCGTGATCTGATCCCCGACAACCAGCGGTGGCCCGGCGAACTACAGGTTCCGGCCAGTGCGGCGACCCTGCTCGAGTACCGCATGGCTCAGCACGGTCACGAATCGCTGGGTTTCTCCGTCCATGTGCCGCACTATCTGGCGCAGACCTCCTATCCGGAAGCCGCGCAGACCCTGCTCGAACACGTCTGCGAGAACGCCGGGCTCGAGATCCCGCTCGCCGCGCTGGGTGAAGAGGCGGCCCGGGTGCGTGAACAGGTCAACGAGCACATCGCCGGAAACGCCGAGGTCGAGACGGTGGTGCACGCGCTGGAGCGCCAGTACGACACCTTCGTCAGCGCGCAGGAACGGCAGTCCAGCTTGCTGGTCGGTGAGGGCGAACTGCCCA
- a CDS encoding DUF4192 domain-containing protein → MTSAASFSRPDTSAGRLPLCVSGGIGRPDAASRRVVGTRGRCPTARALAAGVPPRPAPAAPPPVPAPQLPDADSYGRGGAVRARCADRTADDYDRPFRTGPTHLDDPGDLLAAIPAMLGFRPERSLVLAVLCASPTAESAVIDLVVRFDLRHPDTGSPAAIDTLAAAATRVCARPGVVGVLVVLVDDERYDDEQALRQRVPVLGELEKQLSARSVPIRGGWAARSISAGQPWWSVTGLPRRGRISDPVASTVTLGRVLEGRPIRRSRSELTGLVAADGALREQVSNELAGARDRAKDRYVAAARRGDPAGYLRGELSTVLWLIANAESDGGLGSRELAQIAVALRDREIRDAVFAVADTAHAEATETLLAKLTRALDGADRAEAATLLGFFAYVRGDGPFAGIALDIALDSDPHHSMAALLHTALEAGMRPERLRDLAQCGREAAAALGVDLTGAW, encoded by the coding sequence ATGACTTCCGCCGCATCGTTCTCTCGCCCCGATACCTCCGCCGGCCGGCTGCCACTCTGCGTATCCGGCGGCATCGGCCGCCCGGACGCGGCATCCCGCCGAGTAGTCGGAACGCGGGGCCGGTGCCCCACGGCCCGGGCGCTGGCCGCAGGTGTGCCGCCGCGTCCGGCACCGGCCGCCCCGCCGCCCGTTCCGGCGCCACAGCTACCGGATGCGGATAGCTACGGTCGCGGCGGTGCGGTCCGCGCCCGCTGCGCCGACCGCACCGCCGACGACTACGACCGCCCTTTTCGCACAGGGCCCACCCATCTCGACGACCCGGGCGACCTGCTCGCGGCCATCCCCGCCATGCTGGGGTTCCGGCCGGAGCGTTCACTGGTGCTGGCAGTCCTGTGTGCGTCGCCGACCGCGGAGAGCGCCGTCATCGATCTCGTCGTGCGCTTCGACCTCCGGCACCCGGACACCGGATCCCCCGCCGCCATCGATACGTTGGCCGCCGCAGCTACGCGCGTCTGTGCCCGGCCCGGGGTGGTAGGCGTGCTCGTCGTACTGGTGGACGACGAGCGGTATGACGACGAACAGGCTCTGCGGCAACGGGTTCCGGTGCTGGGGGAATTGGAGAAGCAGCTGTCGGCCCGCTCCGTACCGATCCGCGGCGGGTGGGCGGCGCGGTCGATATCGGCCGGACAGCCGTGGTGGAGTGTGACCGGTCTGCCACGCCGGGGCCGAATCTCCGATCCGGTGGCCTCGACGGTAACCCTGGGCCGGGTCCTGGAAGGACGGCCGATCCGCCGCAGCCGGAGCGAACTGACCGGATTGGTTGCTGCGGACGGCGCACTGCGCGAGCAGGTTTCGAATGAATTGGCGGGCGCCCGCGATCGTGCCAAGGATCGGTACGTGGCGGCCGCGCGGCGTGGTGATCCGGCCGGATACCTGCGCGGCGAACTGAGCACGGTGCTCTGGTTGATCGCGAACGCCGAATCGGATGGGGGGCTGGGTTCACGGGAGCTGGCTCAGATCGCGGTGGCCTTGCGGGACCGCGAGATCCGCGACGCCGTGTTCGCCGTGGCCGATACGGCGCATGCCGAGGCCACCGAAACCCTGTTGGCCAAGCTGACCCGGGCCCTGGACGGCGCCGACCGAGCCGAGGCGGCAACCCTGCTGGGGTTCTTCGCCTACGTCCGAGGCGACGGCCCGTTCGCCGGGATCGCGCTGGATATCGCGCTGGATTCGGATCCGCACCACTCCATGGCCGCATTACTGCATACAGCGCTGGAAGCAGGTATGCGCCCGGAACGCCTACGTGATCTGGCGCAGTGCGGCCGGGAAGCCGCCGCTGCCCTCGGCGTCGATCTGACCGGGGCGTGGTGA
- the galE gene encoding UDP-glucose 4-epimerase GalE, translated as MKLLVTGGAGYVGGVCALVLREQGHEVVVLDDLSTGNSDGVPEGVEFVEGDIAEAAPELLRSRKFDGVLHFAAQSLVGESVQRPEKYWHGNVVKTLALLEAMRETDTRRLVFSSTAAVYGEPEQVPITEDAPARPTNPYGASKLAIDHAITSYSVAHGLAATSLRYFNVAGAYGGLGENRVVETHLIPLVLQVAAGHRDSISVFGTDWPTPDGTAVRDYIHILDLAQAHLLALESAAAGTHRVFNLGSGTGFSVREVISACERVTGRPIAAVDAPRRAGDPAVLIASSGRAIAELGWKPEHNDLDEIVSTAWSYLRGLGSRAHSAR; from the coding sequence ATGAAACTCCTGGTCACCGGCGGAGCCGGATATGTGGGTGGAGTCTGCGCTCTCGTACTGCGGGAGCAGGGACACGAGGTCGTCGTTCTCGATGATCTTTCGACGGGCAATTCCGACGGTGTTCCCGAGGGGGTCGAATTCGTCGAGGGTGATATCGCCGAAGCGGCGCCGGAACTGCTGCGCAGCCGGAAGTTCGATGGCGTCCTGCATTTCGCCGCGCAATCCCTGGTCGGCGAATCGGTGCAGCGACCCGAGAAGTACTGGCACGGCAATGTCGTGAAAACGCTCGCGTTGCTCGAGGCGATGCGGGAGACCGACACCCGCCGCTTGGTCTTCTCGTCGACCGCGGCGGTGTACGGCGAGCCGGAACAGGTTCCGATCACCGAGGACGCGCCGGCCCGGCCCACCAACCCCTACGGGGCGTCGAAACTGGCGATCGACCACGCCATCACCTCGTACTCCGTAGCGCACGGTCTGGCCGCCACCAGCCTGCGTTATTTCAACGTCGCGGGCGCCTACGGTGGTCTCGGCGAGAACCGGGTGGTGGAAACACATCTGATTCCGCTGGTACTGCAGGTCGCTGCGGGACACCGGGATTCCATCTCGGTGTTCGGTACCGATTGGCCGACCCCGGACGGCACAGCGGTCCGTGACTACATCCACATCCTGGATTTGGCGCAGGCGCATCTTCTCGCCCTGGAATCCGCCGCGGCGGGCACCCATCGGGTGTTCAACCTCGGCAGTGGCACCGGATTCTCGGTGCGGGAGGTGATCTCGGCGTGTGAGCGGGTCACCGGTCGACCCATCGCTGCGGTCGATGCTCCCCGACGCGCAGGGGACCCGGCCGTATTGATCGCCTCCAGCGGGCGCGCGATCGCCGAACTCGGCTGGAAACCCGAGCACAACGATCTCGACGAGATCGTCTCCACCGCCTGGAGCTATCTCCGGGGTCTCGGCTCGCGCGCGCACAGCGCTCGCTGA
- a CDS encoding metal-dependent transcriptional regulator, which yields MKDLVDTTEMYLRTIYDLEEEGVVPLRARIAERLEQSGPTVSQTVARMERDGLLLVAGDRHLELTEKGRSMAVAVMRKHRLAERLLVDIIGLDWQNVHAEACRWEHVMSEDVERRLVEVLNHPTTSPYGNPIPGLDELGIAATQLLEEPLKRLSELPQGRTHAVVVRRLAEHIQTDPEVIGRLREAGVVPDARVTVESKPGAVIITVPGHSGGFELPDEMAHAVQVKLV from the coding sequence GTGAAGGATCTGGTCGACACCACGGAGATGTATCTCCGTACCATCTACGACCTCGAGGAGGAGGGCGTAGTACCCCTGCGCGCCCGGATCGCCGAACGTCTCGAACAGAGCGGCCCGACGGTGAGTCAGACCGTGGCGCGGATGGAACGCGACGGACTGCTGCTCGTCGCCGGCGACCGGCATCTCGAGCTGACCGAGAAGGGCCGCAGTATGGCGGTCGCGGTCATGCGCAAGCATCGCCTGGCCGAGCGGCTGCTCGTCGATATCATCGGGCTGGACTGGCAGAACGTTCACGCCGAAGCGTGTCGCTGGGAACACGTGATGAGCGAGGATGTCGAACGCCGACTGGTGGAGGTGCTCAATCACCCCACCACCTCCCCCTACGGCAATCCCATCCCGGGCTTGGACGAACTCGGTATCGCCGCGACGCAGTTGCTGGAGGAGCCGCTGAAACGTCTGTCGGAACTGCCGCAGGGCCGTACGCACGCGGTGGTGGTGCGGCGGCTCGCCGAACACATCCAAACCGACCCCGAGGTGATCGGCCGACTGCGGGAAGCGGGCGTGGTGCCCGATGCCCGGGTCACGGTCGAGAGCAAACCGGGCGCGGTGATCATCACGGTGCCGGGCCACTCGGGTGGTTTCGAACTGCCCGATGAAATGGCCCACGCTGTCCAGGTGAAGCTGGTCTGA
- a CDS encoding acetoin utilization protein AcuC translates to MATAPPDPNLAAGEPGAVVWTDRFLDYSWTPEHPMKPVRLRYTMALARALGVLDGIELLDPGAADTADLLRVHTGDYIDAVRAAVPRQTIGDPPTDPPYGLGSTDNPVFPRMHEAASVIVGGTLAAARAIATGATRRAVSIGGGMHHAMPGRAAGFCVYNDAAVAISWLLDHGFDRIAYLDVDVHHGDGVQHAFYRDPRVLTVSIHQHPATLWPNTGWPDETGSGPGDGTVINLPLLPGTRDPQWLRAFHAVVPGAVAAFQPQLVVSQCGVDTHREDPLAELELGIEGQRAAFLAMRELADRYAEGRWLAVGGGGYGLVRVVPRAWTHLLAIALDRPVDPTTAIPQDWIDLVLTDRPRISPPRTMGDGADIAFRRWDGPGGTAETGDARLDRAQRAVDTAVLATRRACFGPLGLDPEDPRD, encoded by the coding sequence ATGGCCACTGCACCGCCGGACCCGAACCTTGCCGCCGGAGAACCGGGGGCCGTCGTCTGGACCGACCGCTTCCTGGACTACTCGTGGACCCCCGAGCATCCGATGAAGCCGGTCCGGTTGCGATACACGATGGCGCTGGCGCGAGCCCTCGGAGTGCTCGACGGTATCGAACTCCTGGACCCCGGCGCGGCCGATACCGCCGATCTACTCCGGGTGCACACGGGGGACTACATCGATGCGGTCCGCGCGGCGGTGCCGCGGCAGACAATCGGAGATCCGCCGACAGATCCGCCGTACGGGCTCGGATCCACCGACAACCCGGTGTTTCCCCGGATGCACGAGGCCGCGTCGGTGATCGTCGGCGGGACACTGGCGGCGGCCCGGGCCATCGCTACGGGCGCCACCCGCCGGGCGGTGAGTATCGGCGGGGGGATGCACCACGCCATGCCCGGCCGGGCCGCCGGGTTCTGTGTCTACAACGACGCGGCGGTGGCCATTTCCTGGCTGCTCGACCACGGTTTCGATCGGATCGCCTACCTCGATGTGGATGTTCACCACGGCGACGGCGTGCAGCACGCGTTCTATCGCGATCCCCGGGTTCTCACCGTCTCCATCCATCAGCATCCGGCCACGTTGTGGCCGAACACCGGCTGGCCGGACGAGACGGGCAGCGGTCCCGGCGACGGCACTGTGATCAATCTCCCGCTGTTGCCGGGCACCCGTGACCCGCAATGGTTGCGGGCCTTCCACGCGGTGGTGCCGGGCGCGGTAGCGGCGTTTCAGCCCCAGCTGGTGGTCAGCCAGTGCGGGGTGGACACCCATCGCGAGGATCCACTCGCCGAGCTCGAGTTGGGTATCGAGGGACAGCGGGCGGCGTTCCTCGCCATGCGGGAACTGGCCGATCGCTACGCCGAGGGCCGCTGGCTGGCGGTCGGCGGTGGCGGGTACGGCCTGGTCCGGGTGGTGCCGCGGGCCTGGACTCATCTGCTGGCCATCGCGCTCGACCGCCCGGTGGACCCGACGACCGCGATACCGCAGGATTGGATCGATCTCGTGCTCACCGACAGGCCGCGGATATCGCCGCCCCGCACCATGGGCGACGGTGCGGATATCGCGTTCCGGCGCTGGGACGGTCCCGGGGGGACCGCGGAAACCGGGGACGCCCGGCTCGATCGCGCCCAGCGTGCGGTCGATACGGCCGTTCTCGCCACTCGCCGAGCCTGCTTCGGCCCGCTCGGCCTGGACCCGGAGGATCCGCGTGACTGA
- a CDS encoding bifunctional acetate--CoA ligase family protein/GNAT family N-acetyltransferase yields the protein MTDPIDSVPDETPPAPLHWQADVLASDGGVVRLRPITPADAEELQRFHTALSERSRYLRYFGPYPRISPKDLHRTTHVDYHDRVGLVVALGEAIIAVGRYELLDRTGPRAAEVAFVVADEHQGRGLGSILLEHLAGAAAENRIETFVAEVLAENTVMVTVFREAGYQVERSRDGSVLHLEFAIDPTEALRSVRDARERASEARSVGNLLAPRSVAVIGATPSTGRVGGVVLANLLDGTFQGAVYPVNPERRSVRGVHAYPTVRDIPDEVDLAVVAVPAASIGSVLDDCMAKGVKGLLVLSAGFGETGEQGRTAEAELVAAARRHGMRVVGPSALGIANTDPAVGLNATLATLLPGRGRIGFFCQSGPLGVAILAEAATRNLGLSTFVSAGNRADVSGNDLLQYWDTDADTDVILLYLESFGNPRKFSRIARRVARNKPIVAVSPSRLAARGVSGGELDRSIVRDLFAQSGVVQADSISEMFDCAALLGYQPLPRGPRPAVVGNSTALNWLTSDAARSEGLTVVDPVDLGPQATPEDYRTAVAAALESDETDAVIVIFAPPIPLPQTGYAEAIRAAVASVPEAKPVLTTFAGGDGIPNLLAVRGPGAAAIRGSIPSFPDPARAVRALARVHRYARWRDLPASQPSDAAHTNGENGRPAGIESERAVRLMADWNTAPAGRWLTDDETVQLLECYGVSVVEFRAVRDAEAAVAAAAELGYPVAAKATNESWRRRPDMSWVRLDLWRSDSVRQAYRDLVDLCGDPLLHIQRMAPKGVGCVLKVQDDPAFGSVIEFGLSGPIIELLGDRAYRALPLSAQEAAALIDAPRAAPLLNGTPASPRVDKAALIELTLRISAMFDDLPEMRELSFEPVLAAPESAAILYARARIGPQPSRFDTGPRRLG from the coding sequence GTGACTGACCCCATCGACAGCGTTCCCGACGAAACGCCGCCCGCACCGCTGCACTGGCAGGCCGACGTGCTGGCCTCCGACGGCGGTGTGGTGCGGTTGCGCCCCATCACTCCCGCCGATGCCGAGGAACTACAGCGGTTTCATACCGCGCTGTCCGAGCGCAGCCGCTATCTAAGGTATTTCGGGCCCTATCCGCGGATCTCTCCGAAGGATCTGCATCGCACCACCCATGTCGACTATCACGACCGGGTCGGGCTGGTAGTCGCACTGGGGGAGGCGATCATCGCCGTCGGTCGCTATGAACTGCTCGACCGGACCGGTCCCCGGGCGGCCGAGGTCGCATTCGTGGTGGCCGACGAGCACCAGGGGCGCGGTCTGGGATCCATCCTGCTGGAACATCTGGCCGGTGCGGCCGCGGAGAACCGGATCGAGACCTTCGTCGCCGAAGTGCTGGCCGAGAACACGGTGATGGTCACCGTATTCCGCGAAGCGGGCTACCAGGTGGAGCGCAGCCGTGACGGTTCGGTGCTACATCTGGAATTCGCCATCGACCCCACCGAGGCGTTGCGTTCGGTTCGCGACGCGCGGGAACGCGCATCGGAAGCACGCAGTGTGGGCAACTTGCTGGCCCCGCGTTCGGTGGCGGTGATCGGCGCGACCCCGAGCACCGGCCGGGTCGGTGGTGTGGTGCTCGCGAACCTGCTGGACGGAACGTTCCAGGGCGCGGTGTACCCGGTGAACCCCGAGCGGCGTTCGGTGCGCGGTGTGCACGCCTATCCGACGGTTCGCGATATTCCCGACGAGGTGGATCTGGCAGTCGTCGCGGTCCCGGCGGCCTCGATCGGTTCGGTGCTCGACGATTGTATGGCCAAGGGCGTCAAGGGGCTGCTGGTCTTATCGGCGGGTTTCGGAGAGACGGGGGAGCAGGGCCGCACCGCGGAGGCCGAACTCGTCGCGGCCGCCCGGCGGCACGGAATGCGAGTGGTGGGGCCGAGCGCACTGGGTATCGCCAACACCGATCCGGCGGTGGGGCTGAACGCCACGCTGGCCACGCTGCTGCCGGGGCGTGGCCGGATCGGATTCTTCTGCCAGTCGGGCCCCCTCGGTGTCGCGATCCTGGCCGAAGCCGCCACGCGCAACCTGGGGTTGTCCACGTTCGTCTCCGCCGGCAACCGCGCCGACGTCTCCGGTAACGATCTACTGCAGTACTGGGACACCGACGCCGATACCGATGTGATCTTGCTGTATTTGGAAAGCTTCGGCAATCCGCGCAAATTCTCCCGGATCGCTCGCCGGGTGGCCCGCAACAAACCCATTGTCGCGGTGAGTCCCAGCCGGCTGGCCGCCCGCGGGGTGTCCGGCGGTGAGCTGGATCGCTCCATCGTGCGCGATCTCTTCGCACAGTCCGGTGTGGTGCAAGCTGATTCGATTTCGGAGATGTTCGATTGCGCGGCGCTGCTGGGCTATCAGCCGCTGCCGCGCGGTCCGCGGCCGGCGGTAGTGGGTAACAGCACCGCGCTCAACTGGCTCACCTCCGATGCCGCACGCAGCGAAGGACTCACCGTCGTGGATCCGGTGGATCTGGGTCCACAAGCCACGCCCGAGGACTACCGAACCGCTGTCGCCGCGGCGCTCGAATCCGACGAGACCGATGCGGTGATCGTCATATTCGCGCCGCCGATTCCGCTGCCGCAGACCGGATATGCCGAGGCGATCCGGGCGGCCGTGGCATCGGTACCCGAAGCCAAACCAGTGCTCACCACATTCGCCGGCGGCGACGGTATCCCCAACTTGCTGGCCGTACGCGGTCCGGGTGCGGCCGCGATCCGTGGTTCGATCCCGTCCTTCCCGGATCCGGCGCGGGCCGTGCGCGCCCTGGCCCGGGTGCACCGATACGCCCGCTGGCGCGATCTGCCTGCCTCCCAACCCTCGGATGCCGCCCACACCAATGGCGAGAACGGGCGCCCGGCGGGTATCGAGAGCGAGCGGGCCGTCCGGTTGATGGCGGACTGGAACACCGCCCCGGCCGGGCGGTGGTTGACCGATGACGAGACGGTGCAACTGCTGGAGTGTTACGGCGTTTCCGTGGTGGAATTCCGAGCGGTCCGGGACGCGGAGGCGGCTGTGGCGGCCGCGGCGGAATTGGGCTATCCGGTGGCTGCGAAGGCGACCAACGAGAGCTGGCGGCGCCGCCCCGACATGAGCTGGGTTCGTCTGGACCTGTGGCGCTCTGATTCGGTCCGCCAGGCTTATCGTGATCTTGTGGATCTGTGCGGAGATCCACTCCTGCACATCCAGCGCATGGCGCCCAAGGGGGTCGGGTGTGTGCTGAAAGTGCAGGACGATCCGGCTTTCGGTTCGGTGATCGAATTCGGCCTGTCCGGTCCTATCATCGAACTGCTCGGCGACCGGGCTTATCGTGCACTCCCGCTTTCCGCCCAGGAAGCGGCAGCACTGATCGATGCGCCGCGCGCCGCGCCGCTACTGAACGGAACCCCGGCCAGCCCGCGGGTGGACAAGGCGGCTCTGATCGAACTCACCCTACGAATTTCGGCAATGTTCGATGATCTGCCCGAGATGCGGGAGCTGTCGTTCGAGCCCGTCCTGGCTGCCCCCGAGTCCGCGGCGATTCTCTACGCCCGTGCGCGAATCGGGCCGCAGCCCAGCCGATTCGACACGGGCCCGCGTCGTTTGGGATGA
- a CDS encoding sigma-70 family RNA polymerase sigma factor: MTSPATTRVRPSDMDLDAQSPAADLVRVYLNGIGRTALLTAADEVELARRIEAGLYAQHLLETGKRLSATRKRDLAIVVREGRAARSHLLEANLRLVVSLAKRYTGRGMPLLDLIQEGNLGLIRAMEKFDYAKGFKFSTYATWWIRQAITRGMADQSRTIRLPVHLVEQVNKLARIKRELHQQLGREATDAELAAESGIAVEKIADLLDHSRDPVSLDMPVGNDEEAPLGDFIEDSEATSAENAVIAGLLHHDVRSVLNTLDEREQQVIRLRFGLDDGQPRTLDQIGKLFGLSRERVRQIEREVMSKLRKGERADRLRAYAS; this comes from the coding sequence ATGACAAGCCCCGCCACCACTCGTGTGCGCCCCAGTGATATGGACCTCGACGCTCAGAGCCCCGCCGCCGACCTGGTACGCGTGTACCTGAACGGAATCGGCCGGACCGCACTGCTCACAGCTGCCGACGAAGTCGAACTGGCCAGGCGCATCGAGGCGGGTCTCTACGCCCAGCACCTGCTGGAAACCGGCAAGCGTTTGTCGGCGACCCGCAAGCGTGACCTGGCGATCGTCGTCCGGGAGGGCCGAGCCGCGCGATCGCACCTGCTGGAAGCCAACCTGCGCCTGGTCGTCTCGCTCGCCAAGCGGTACACGGGCCGGGGGATGCCGCTGCTGGATCTCATCCAGGAAGGCAATCTGGGCCTGATCCGCGCGATGGAGAAGTTCGACTACGCGAAGGGCTTCAAGTTCTCGACCTACGCCACCTGGTGGATCCGCCAGGCGATCACCAGAGGTATGGCCGATCAAAGCCGCACCATCCGGCTGCCGGTCCACCTGGTCGAGCAGGTCAACAAACTCGCCCGGATCAAGCGCGAACTCCACCAGCAGCTCGGGCGGGAGGCCACCGACGCCGAGTTGGCGGCGGAATCCGGTATCGCGGTGGAGAAGATCGCCGATCTGCTCGACCACAGCCGTGACCCGGTGAGCCTGGATATGCCGGTCGGTAACGACGAAGAGGCCCCCTTGGGCGACTTCATCGAGGATTCCGAGGCCACCTCGGCAGAGAACGCCGTCATCGCCGGCCTGCTCCACCACGATGTCCGCAGTGTCCTGAACACCCTGGACGAACGCGAACAGCAGGTGATCCGGCTGCGGTTCGGCTTGGACGACGGTCAGCCGCGCACGTTGGACCAGATCGGCAAACTGTTCGGCCTGTCCCGGGAACGTGTCCGGCAGATCGAGCGTGAGGTCATGTCCAAACTCCGCAAGGGCGAACGGGCCGACCGGCTGCGCGCATACGCCAGCTGA
- a CDS encoding DUF7782 domain-containing protein, whose protein sequence is MPTYGSTVRSPLTALAPQLRTALSRVGYDADTLLGALGEEAHSALGRGEPVPVRRAAREAGDLGALVRLLLLGDALDEQEAAAALAPVRIDDAVTAGLLTRTGSDIRAALDLRPTDIGAGNRWILSDLDDSMQRRTLTEDHVLGVGHASLSLVRATPTAPVGSVLDLGTGCGIQAVHAASYARSVTATDVNPRALWLAEATAALNDLEIDLVPGSWFEPVAGRRFDRVVANPPFVVGPARIEHTYRDSGLALDGASELVISGVPELLAPGGTAAVLAAWVHTEDQDWRQRISGWLPAHGIDAWVVQRDIADPALYVGTWLRDAGLDPRSPEAQQRAGDWLTALEEAGVAGIGFGFVYLRAVDAPTELLAENLTHGFDDPLGTEALAHFERSAWLRDIAADPARAWRSRYRVDPATALERVSLPGPEGWEQQVARLHRGDGPRWQHEVDETTVSLLAGMRPDGLPLYELIELLALSQGARKASPEFAEAALGVVTGLVRHGLIHPVPR, encoded by the coding sequence GTGCCCACATACGGATCGACCGTCCGATCACCGCTGACCGCCCTGGCCCCGCAGTTGCGCACCGCTCTGAGCCGGGTGGGTTACGACGCCGACACCCTGCTCGGCGCGCTGGGCGAGGAGGCACACAGCGCATTGGGCCGCGGGGAACCGGTACCGGTGCGCCGGGCCGCCCGCGAGGCGGGTGACCTGGGCGCTCTCGTCCGCCTGCTGCTGCTCGGTGACGCACTCGACGAGCAGGAGGCCGCCGCCGCGCTGGCCCCGGTACGGATAGACGATGCCGTGACGGCGGGCCTGCTCACCCGGACCGGAAGTGATATCCGCGCGGCACTGGATCTGCGCCCGACCGATATCGGTGCGGGTAATCGCTGGATCCTGTCCGACCTGGACGATTCGATGCAGCGGCGCACGCTGACCGAGGACCATGTGCTCGGGGTCGGCCATGCCTCGCTCTCCCTGGTGCGGGCCACACCCACCGCCCCGGTCGGATCCGTACTGGACCTGGGCACCGGCTGCGGTATCCAGGCAGTGCACGCCGCGTCCTATGCCCGGTCGGTCACCGCCACGGATGTGAATCCGCGTGCACTGTGGCTGGCCGAGGCCACAGCCGCGCTCAACGATCTGGAGATCGACCTGGTCCCGGGGTCGTGGTTCGAGCCGGTCGCCGGACGCCGCTTCGACCGGGTGGTGGCCAATCCGCCGTTCGTGGTCGGCCCCGCCCGGATCGAGCACACCTACCGTGATTCCGGTCTCGCCCTCGACGGCGCGAGCGAACTGGTGATCTCGGGTGTGCCCGAGCTGCTGGCGCCCGGTGGGACCGCTGCGGTGCTGGCCGCCTGGGTACACACAGAGGACCAGGACTGGCGGCAGCGGATCTCCGGCTGGTTGCCCGCGCACGGTATCGATGCCTGGGTCGTACAACGCGATATCGCCGATCCCGCGCTGTACGTGGGGACCTGGCTGCGCGATGCCGGTCTCGACCCGCGCAGCCCCGAGGCTCAGCAGCGGGCCGGCGATTGGCTGACGGCGCTGGAAGAGGCCGGGGTCGCCGGGATCGGATTCGGATTCGTCTATCTGCGTGCCGTGGACGCGCCCACCGAACTGCTGGCCGAGAACCTCACTCACGGCTTCGACGATCCGCTCGGCACGGAAGCGCTGGCCCATTTCGAACGCTCGGCCTGGTTACGCGATATCGCCGCCGATCCGGCGCGGGCCTGGCGGTCCCGGTACCGGGTCGATCCGGCGACCGCGCTCGAGCGGGTGTCGCTGCCGGGCCCCGAGGGCTGGGAACAGCAGGTTGCCCGCCTGCACCGCGGCGACGGGCCGCGCTGGCAGCACGAGGTGGACGAGACGACCGTCTCGCTGCTGGCGGGAATGCGCCCCGACGGCCTGCCGTTGTACGAACTGATCGAACTGCTGGCACTGTCACAGGGAGCGCGGAAGGCCTCTCCCGAGTTCGCGGAAGCAGCTCTCGGCGTGGTCACCGGACTGGTGAGGCACGGGTTGATCCATCCCGTACCACGTTAG